The following coding sequences lie in one Falsibacillus albus genomic window:
- a CDS encoding sigma factor G inhibitor Gin encodes MSALVSKYKVGEACIVCEEHKSKGIHLYTSFICRDCEEDMVHTDTKDPKYKYYINQLKKITTPEIYS; translated from the coding sequence TTGAGTGCTTTGGTTTCAAAGTATAAAGTCGGGGAAGCTTGTATTGTTTGTGAAGAGCATAAGTCAAAAGGGATACATCTCTACACTTCTTTTATCTGCAGGGATTGCGAGGAAGACATGGTTCATACAGATACAAAGGATCCAAAATACAAATATTATATTAATCAATTAAAAAAAATCACGACTCCGGAAATATATTCTTAA